CCGTCCTTCACGTTGACGACGGCGCCCCGCTGTCCGAGGTTGTCGAGGTTTTCTTTCAGGATGACTTTCATGGGGCCCTCCTCCGTCAATCCTGGGTGAAGGGGAGCAGGGCGAGCAGACGGGCCCGCTTGATGGCCACGGTGAGCTGCC
This Acidobacteriota bacterium DNA region includes the following protein-coding sequences:
- a CDS encoding 50S ribosomal protein L9 encodes the protein MKVILKENLDNLGQRGAVVNVKDG